Below is a genomic region from Ferribacterium limneticum.
GGTGTCGTCGAGGCCGTCGGTCGCTTCCTTGCGGTAGCGCGAGATGAAGGGCACGGTGGCGCCTTCGTCGAGCAGGGCAATGGCGGCGTTGACCTGGGCCGGGCGGACGCCGAGTTCGGCGGCAATGCGGTGTTCGATGGATGGCAGCATGGGTGCGGCAGCACAGCAAAAATGGGGGGTGCACTATGCGCAATAGTGGTAGAAAATACAACCATCACCGCATGGTGTAGGATATGTTATATGCATTCCAATTGAGAGGAGAACAAGAATGAAAATTGAAACCTATTTGTTTGGCGCCGTTGAGGTTAGTCCGGAAAAAGTCATCAATTTCCCGAGTGGCCTGGTTGGCTTCGAACAGAGCAAACGCTTCATGCTGGCGCATGAAGAGGGCAAGGAGCACCCGGCCAGTTTTACCCTGCAGTCGCTCGACGATTCAACGCTGGCTTTCCAGATTGTTGACCCGACGACACTGGGGTTCAACTACGAACTGGAACTGAGCGATGCCGAAAATGCCCTGTTGCAGTCGCCAGCCCCGGAGGATGTGGCAGTGATGCAGGTTCTGTTCAAACAGGATGAAGGTGGCAAGGCGGCAATCACGCCGAACCTGCGCGCCCCGCTGCTGATCAATACCAAGGCACGAGTCGGTTTGCAGAAGGTCATGGAAAACATGCGTCCGAACATCACGCTGTCGAATCTGGCGAGCGCTGTCTAATTCACCTCGATGTTCAGCCGAAAGCCACTATCCGTTCGATAGTGGCTTTTTTTCGTCCTGGTTACAGGTGTTTCGCGGC
It encodes:
- the fliW gene encoding flagellar assembly protein FliW: MKIETYLFGAVEVSPEKVINFPSGLVGFEQSKRFMLAHEEGKEHPASFTLQSLDDSTLAFQIVDPTTLGFNYELELSDAENALLQSPAPEDVAVMQVLFKQDEGGKAAITPNLRAPLLINTKARVGLQKVMENMRPNITLSNLASAV